A single region of the Paraburkholderia sprentiae WSM5005 genome encodes:
- a CDS encoding LLM class flavin-dependent oxidoreductase codes for MTLLSVLDQTPVIAGHSVTDAIAATVELAQLADDLGYTRYWCAEHHGLRGVSNPCPEVMLARLGSVTKRIRIGSGGIMLPYYSPFKVAEQFMMLEALFPNRVDLGIGRAPGGDMRTAQAVAAGAYNRGELFAQQAAELLNLMRGTLPDDHLAHGVLLQPEIDTRPQLWMLGSSEFGGLLAAQLGIRFSFAHFINAHFGKQVALAYRERFQPGNETSQPYLAAAVFVICADTEQEAADLEKAVDLRRVQMAYGLNEPIPTIEQGIAQEYGEREQLVIDREKPRSIIGTPERVTERLTDLQQQFQADELMVLTVAGSYRARLRSYELLADAFQLGSNNAA; via the coding sequence ATGACGCTACTCTCCGTGCTCGATCAAACACCGGTGATCGCCGGCCATTCGGTGACGGACGCGATCGCCGCCACCGTCGAACTCGCGCAGCTCGCCGACGACCTCGGCTACACGCGCTACTGGTGCGCCGAGCACCACGGCCTGCGCGGCGTGTCGAATCCCTGCCCGGAAGTGATGCTGGCGCGCCTGGGCAGCGTGACCAAACGCATCCGCATCGGCTCGGGCGGCATCATGCTGCCGTACTACAGCCCGTTCAAGGTCGCCGAGCAGTTCATGATGCTCGAGGCGCTGTTTCCCAACCGCGTCGATCTCGGCATCGGACGTGCGCCGGGCGGGGACATGCGCACCGCGCAGGCGGTTGCCGCCGGCGCTTACAATCGCGGCGAGCTTTTCGCGCAGCAGGCCGCCGAGCTGCTTAACCTCATGCGCGGCACGCTACCCGACGACCACCTCGCGCACGGCGTGCTGCTGCAGCCGGAGATCGATACGCGCCCGCAGTTGTGGATGCTCGGCTCGAGCGAATTCGGTGGTCTGCTCGCGGCGCAGCTCGGCATTCGCTTCTCGTTCGCGCATTTCATCAACGCGCATTTCGGCAAGCAGGTCGCGCTTGCGTATCGCGAGCGCTTTCAGCCCGGTAACGAGACGTCGCAGCCGTACCTGGCGGCCGCGGTCTTCGTGATCTGCGCGGATACGGAGCAGGAAGCCGCCGACCTCGAAAAGGCCGTGGACCTGCGTCGCGTGCAGATGGCGTATGGCCTGAACGAACCGATACCGACGATCGAGCAAGGCATCGCGCAGGAATATGGCGAGCGCGAACAGCTCGTGATCGACCGGGAAAAGCCGCGCAGCATCATCGGCACGCCCGAGCGCGTGACCGAGCGGCTCACGGATTTGCAGCAACAGTTCCAGGCCGACGAGCTGATGGTGCTGACCGTCGCCGGCAGTTATCGCGCGCGGTTGCGCTCCTATGAACTGCTCGCCGACGCTTTCCAGCTCGGCTCGAACAACGCGGCTTGA
- the dut gene encoding dUTP diphosphatase, with product MKLDLKILDQRMREQLPAYATTGSAGLDLRACLDEPLTLKPGETALVPTGLAIHVGDPGYAALILPRSGLGHKHGIVLGNLVGLIDSDYQGQLMISTWNRGQTSFVLNPMERLAQLVIVPVVQAEFNIVDDFEESLRGAGGFGSTGKH from the coding sequence ATGAAACTCGACCTGAAGATTCTCGATCAGCGCATGCGCGAACAGCTCCCCGCCTACGCAACGACCGGTAGCGCCGGCCTCGATTTGCGCGCCTGTCTCGACGAACCGCTGACCCTGAAGCCCGGCGAAACTGCGCTGGTGCCGACCGGACTCGCGATCCACGTCGGCGATCCCGGTTATGCGGCGCTGATTCTGCCGCGCTCAGGCCTTGGCCATAAGCATGGAATCGTGCTCGGCAATCTGGTCGGCCTGATCGATTCCGATTACCAGGGTCAACTGATGATCTCGACGTGGAATCGCGGCCAAACGTCGTTCGTGCTGAATCCAATGGAACGCCTCGCGCAACTGGTGATCGTGCCGGTCGTGCAGGCCGAGTTCAATATCGTCGACGACTTCGAGGAAAGCCTGCGCGGCGCGGGCGGGTTTGGCAGCACCGGCAAGCATTGA